The following DNA comes from Camelina sativa cultivar DH55 chromosome 14, Cs, whole genome shotgun sequence.
CTTGCATGGAGACGCAGCATACTTGGAGTAAGCTTAGCAAACCATTGGCCACAATTTTAAAGCACGATTCATACTTGTTTCCACAATTATTTTGAACGGGCCCGCAAGTTCTTAAGAAAGTCTTACAAAGGATCAAACTCTACAAatcaaaatttcttaaatcaACAAACTGCTTACCTTTGATCGCACAAACTTAGagttaaaaacaatttatgaaCCATTTTTACGGAGGAAGATAGATCGGTGAGAGATAAGACGAGATGTAACTTTGatcaaataaatgaataaacTCATTGATGCTCAAAATCATACTACTTCTCATGGTAGGTGATATGCAAAGATGCATCCTTGATCTTGTAGCCCCAAAGTCGTAATCAGatcaatcaaattaaataaactcCTAACTCCACCAAATCCTGAAGACGATagtataaacaacaacaatgaagaagaaatcgagcgtcgtttctctttttatttttgtccacgtaaaagtaaaaaaaactgatgtgtattaattgttttaatttgattgggtATTCATTTTAACTCATGTGTTAGTCTCTGCTTCAATacaaaagctgaggtgtcatgCTCTGGTAAAACAATGCAAGTTTTCTTGTATTGATCATTTCACGAGTATCCTCATCcgttgttaaaacttaaaaacatagaCATTTCTATAATAAGGTTTGTTCAGTGTTGTGGTCTAATATTGTGAtataaaaattgtgtttttatttgtgAACGTAAGACGATAATTATAGAACTGTGATTCTAACGTCTAAAAGAAATTATGGTATGTCAAATTAACTAACTAATGGTGCTGGTTAGTGGTTTAAAAGTTCACCTCATAAGTtgaaaagattgatgtttacgGTCCCGATTGGTAACGGTTGTTACTTATGGTTGTaaagactttaactttaaaattttagctgtagagaatttggctgtagatgctttgactgtagaaactttaactgttaaaatttgattggtaacaaatacttttaaaactgAAGCTGTtacatttattattaaaatatattaaaatgatgataatgaaaataaaaaataattattattgaaatggatattaaaagaaagagaaaaaataagaataattaatgtgaaaaaaataatttatgtaaaatttatatataaacttttggagagcttttaagTATAATggggagaaaaaaaataaagttttatatttgtttaattttaaagtctGGTTTTCacgttttaaaaaatctgaaaaaacaaagaatgaaaaaaaaaataatgacttacaaagcttttaaaataaatggttGTCAagactttaatttgttttaaagtcttaaaagtatTGTACCAATCAAGGCCTacatctttctattttttacgTAACTATTCACATAttccaactatatatatatatatatatatattattaaaatggaagatttgagaaaaatctagaacataatataaaacattttttttgaacttCAAAAGTTTACATATGATTTGGAAGCATATATATGCCTATTTTATAACAGAACACCACACACCTCTCTCTAACTGAGTTTGATTCCCTACtataaatatgttatcaaattactactaataattTCTATTATGTAAAAACACTAATAATTAGTGTAAAAAGGTGTATTTTTCCGTGTGCTTACTTAAGCATCACGTTGGATCCAACAAACTActgagaaaataattttatttaatgcgacaattagtttttgttttaattagaaaagttgagatgttaaaaatatagaatgaagtgtattaataaaatgttttaagtgGAATggaaaaaaactgatgtgtcagCTCTAAAATTCACCAAAATACTGATGTGTCATGCTCTGGTGAAAAACattcaagttttattgtattgactaggatagtacccgcgctacgccgcggggAGGATTTTGtgtactttttttattttatttttgtgtaattttaattattgtgtgtatgtttttttttcattttattatgtgttgttttgtatatttgtgtTGGATTAGAAATTCATTATATCTATAGCATCTTATTTGTGAATTATTTTGTGAATGATTCATTGTGCGGTTTTgatatgttgtatttgttttttttattgatgtattttttctatatatgtcaATTAACGTATATTATGTACTTGGTTTGGATATATtgatttattgaaaaatataattgtgtttgaattctaatttaaattaatagaattttatttttaaaaagttaatcatatatattttgaactcTAAATTCATGATCCATTAAACatgcttctcttttttattaaaaagtctACAGGAGTagtgtaaaattatatatcatatattaatcACTCAATTCTAATTTCTTTGACCGAAATGTCTTTGCTTTACAACGTCAGCCAGGAAGAAGTGAGAAGATTGAGAAGAGAAAGCGTTTTTATTCCTAAATTTGCTTATCCATTTTTAGAAAATCTCCTTAAAAAAAAGTGGCATTTCGACTTTAGACCTTCAAATTTTCAACTCCAATAATAAACTACTAAATGATTTTATCACTTAAAATAATGATGTAACtataatagttattttttttattaaaaataatttttatcactaataatgtattttaaaattattgaaaagtaaatgggaaacaattttttaaaaagttatcatttttcattataaatatcattacaacatttttcaaattttatttttatctttaaattaaattgaatttttgtttctctattcaATTTTAGaagataacatttttaaatatcaGTAATAATTtttgtcacatatatatatatatatatatattaatgatatagAAATCACATAATCTAAAGTTATCAAACAGATCTCAGCGAAAAACATTAGGCATCGAGATAAAGGGCTTACTCGGATATCTAGATTGAGGATATGAAGAAAGAATTCTGAGTACATGTAAGGGTGAAGGAGCTCTACGTATAGTTGTTCATCTAAGGAGCTCtaaatatttactaaaaaaataattaagatggAAAGGAATCAAAAGGGTTTGTTTGTTGTCACTATAAAAGAAGGCTCCTAAAACAACGTGACCGCTCCACTCCTCTCTGCCTTTCACTTCACTTCTCTATTTCTCTCCGCCAGCTATGGCTCCTTCTTCATCACCTCTTCGTACTACAAGGTAATAATACAaagtctcaattttttttcttctgataaaTGAGAGAAAATGGATAAACGAAATGATTTTGGTTATTAGAATCATCCTGATCTGGGTGTATATAtggtgtttgtttattttaaattttattttactcaaTTCTTTTTTGGTGGCAGGCACTGAGATGAAAACAGTGAAGCGGATGAGAAGTATGCGAATGTGAAATGGGAAGAGCTTGGATTTGCTCTGACTCCAACAGATTACATGTATGTAGCCAAATGCAGACAAGGTGAGCGCTTTTCACAAGGAAAGATCCTTCCTTATGGGGATATTTCAATCAGCCCTTGTTCTGCTATTCTCAATTATGGCCAGGtacgttttcttttcttaccaCTTGTGGCTAAATCTCACTGATTGT
Coding sequences within:
- the LOC104741767 gene encoding branched-chain-amino-acid aminotransferase 6-like, producing the protein MAPSSSPLRTTSEADEKYANVKWEELGFALTPTDYMYVAKCRQGERFSQGKILPYGDISISPCSAILNYGQSQQV